The sequence GCTAAATCCTGACATTCGCAATGATTTTCCGATTCTCGACCAGGAAGTGAACGGCTTCCCCCTCGTCTATCTCGACAGCGCGGCGACGTCACAGAAACCGCGTCAGGTCATCGAGGTGCTGGAGCATTACTATAATTACGATAACGCCAACGTCCACCGGGGCGTCCATACGCTCGGCAACCGGGCAACCGAAGATTACGAAGGCGCCCGGGAAACCGTGCGGAAGTTCCTGAATGCTTCTTCCGATAAGGAGATCATCTTCACGCGCGGAACGACAACCGCTCTGAATTTGGTCGCGGACAGCTACGGCCGTGCCAACATCTCGGAGGGCGATGAAATCATCATCACCTATATGGAACACCATTCCAACATCATCCCGTGGCAGCAGCTTGCAAAAGCGACAGGAGCTGTCCTGAAATATATCAATCTGGAAGAAGACGGCACCGTCTCGCTCGAAAAAGTGAGCGATGCGATGACCGACCGGACAAAGATCGTTTCCATCATGTACGTTTCGAATGTGCTCGGCACCGTGAACCCGATCAAGGAAATCACCGAGATCGCCCATGCCCATGATGCTATCATGGTCGTCGATGCAGCCCAGGCGGCTCCGCACATCGCACTGGACGTCCAGGATCTCGATTGCGATTTCCTGGCGTTCTCCGGCCATAAATTATGCGGGCCGACCGGTATCGGCGCATTGTACGGCAAGAAAGCACTGCTTGAAGCGATGGAACCGACGGAATTCGGCGGCGAAATGATCGACTTCGTCGGTTTGTACGACTCCACGTGGAAAGAGCTCCCTTGGAAATTCGAAGGCGGCACGCCGATCATCGCCGGAGCGATCGGCATGGCGGCAGCCATCGATTACATCCAGGCGATCGGTCTGGACGCAATCGAACAGCACGAACACGAATTGGTCGCTTACGCAATGGAACAGATGAAATCAGTGGAAGGTCTCGAAATCTACGGACCGCGTGATGCGGGCAAGCGTGCGGGCATCATCACGTTCAACTTGGAAGGCGTCCATCCGCATGACCTGGCGACCGTCCTTGACATGAACGGGATTGCCGTCCGTGCCGGGCACCATTGCTGCCAGCCGCTCATGAAATGGCTCGATGTCTCAGCCACCGCCCGTGCCAGCTTCTATCTGTACAACACGAAAGAAGATGCGGACCGTCTGGTAGAAGGCCTCCGCATGGCAAAGGAGTATTTCCAGTAATGAAAAACGAAAAACTCGACCAGCTGTACCGATCGGTCATCATGGATCACTACAAAACACCAAGGAACAAAGGTGTGCTCGACGAAGGCAACGTCACTATCGACATGAACAACCCGACGTGCGGCGATGTCATCCATCTGACTCTGCAAGTGGAAGACGATATCGTGAAAGATGCCAAATTCGAAGGGGAAGGCTGCTCGATTTCGATGGCCTCCGCTTCGATGATGACACAGCTCGTCAAAGGGAAGAATACCGAAGATGCCCTTCACGCAGCGCATGCATTCTCCGATATGATGCTCGGCAAGGACGTGGACGACACCGTCGACTTCGGAGATATCGAGGCATTGACGGGTGTGGCCAAATTCCCGGCCCGCATCAAGTGCGCAACCTTGCCATGGAAAGCAATGGAGAAAGGGATCGCACACGATTCCGAATGATATGAACGGGAGGAATAGCAAATGGCTAAACAAATGCCGGAAATCGGCGATTACAAATACGGGTTCCACGACAAGGACGTATCTGTATTCCGTTCCGAGCGCGGTCTGACGAAAGAAATCGTCGAAGAGATCTCGCGCATGAAAGAAGAACCGGAATGGATGCTCAACTACCGCCTGAAATCCCTAGAGCTGTTTTACAGCAAGCCGATGCCGCAATGGGGCGGCGATCTGAACTCGCTCAACTTCGACGAGATCACATACTACGTCAAACCGTCTGAAGCGACTGAGCGTTCTTGGGACGAAGTGCCGGAAGAGATCAAGCAGACGTTCGACAAGCTTGGGATTCCGGAAGCGGAACAGAAATACCTGGCAGGCGTGTCGGCTCAGTATGAGTCGGAAGTCGTCTACCACAACATGAAAGAAGAGCTCGAAGACATGGGGATCGTCTTCAAGGACACGGACTCCGCGCTCCGCGAGAACGAAGAACTCTTCAAGCAGTACTGGGGCACCGTCATCCCGAATTCGGACAACAAGTTCGCCGCACTGAACTCGGCTGTCTGGTCGGGTGGATCGTTCATCTATGTGCCGCCGGGCGTGAAAGTCGATACACCGCTGCAAGCCTATTTCCGGATCAACTCGGAAAACATGGGACAGTTCGAGCGTACGCTCATCATCGTCGACGAAGGCGCAAGCGTCCACTATGTGGAAGGCTGTACAGCACCTGTCTACACGACAAACTCCCTGCACAGTGCAGTCGTCGAAATCATCATCAAGAAAGACGCGTACTGCCGTTATACGACGATCCAGAACTGGGCGAACAACGTCTACAATCTCGTGACGAAGCGTGCGGTCTGTGAAGCGAACGCGACGATGGAATGGATCGACGGCAACATCGGTTCCAAACTGACGATGAAATACCCGGCAGTCCTGCTGAAAGGTGAAGGCGCCCGCGGTATGACATTATCAATCGCCATCGCCGGAAAAGGCCAGCATCAGGATGCCGGCGCGAAGATGATGCACCTAGCACCGAACACTTCGTCCACAATCGTGTCGAAGTCGATTTCACAGCACGGCGGAAAAGTGAGCTACCGCGGTATCGTCCACTTCGGACGGAAAGCGGACGGCGCCCGTTCCAACATCGAATGCGATACGCTCATCATGGATGACAAGTCGACATCCGATACGATTCCGTACAACGAAATCCTGAACGACAACATCTCGCTCGAGCACGAAGCGAAAGTGTCCAAAGTATCGGAAGAGCAGCTCTTCTACCTGATGAGCCGTGGCATCTCCGAACAGGAAGCGACCGAAATGATCGTCATGGGCTTCATCGAGCCATTCACGAAAGAACTGCCGATGGAATACGCGGTGGAAATGAACCGCTTGATCAAGTTCGAAATGGAAGGATCGATCGGCTGATCCCCCTCCTGCCTCTGCACATCCGTGCAGAGGTTTTTTCATTTGGGAACCCGGACAGGTTCAGGATTACAATTTGTCCGTCCAGATGCTTTTGCCCGGCAGCCGCTATCCCTTTCCGCCGCAGGGTCCTATATAACGGGCAGGAAGGAAAGGAGACGATGACTTTGGTTCGTATTGTATTGGATGCAGGACATGGGCTGGGCACCCCAGGGAAACAGTCGCCCGCCGGGGAGAAGGAATGGCTGTTCAACAACAGGGTTCTGCTGGCTGCACAGACGGCATTATTGCAATATGAAAACGTAGAAGTCGTACGGGTGGATGATCCATCAGGAATGGCGGACATACCGCTCAGACAGCGGACAGATCGAGCGAATGCACAGCAGGCCGATCTGTATATCTCGTTCCATCATAATGCGAATACAGGCTCCTGGGGCGATTGGGGCGGCGTGGAAACGTACACGATGGATGCACGGAATGCGAATCCAGAGTCTGTCCGGCTCGCCCGGTTAATCCAGCCGGAGATCGTGAAAGCGATGGGGCTGCGCGATCGGGGAGTGAAGAAGAAGAATCTCCATGTCCTGCGGGAGACCCGTATGCCCGCCGTGCTTATGGAAGGTGGGTTCATGGATTCCCGGACGGATATTGCTGCACTCCGCAATTCGCAGAAACTGCAGGCACAAGGAAGGGCAGCAGCTTCCGCGATAGCTGCGTACTTCGGATTGGTTTTGACACCGCAAAATCAAAAGCCGCTGGGCAGCAGCGCATACCGGCTCGTGACGGGCACATTCAGCAGCCGGGACAGTGCAGAGAAAGCGGCAGAGCTGATCAAGGCCGCCCATGGCTGGACCGTCTATGTAAAAGAAGAGTAACGAGAGCCGGCGGATCCCGATCTGCCGGCTGTTGCTGCGTTCAGGCAGACTGCCCGGCCAGGACGACTAGTTATGATATGATACGGGTAAGGAACAAGACAAGAATGGAGGGATTCTCATGATAGAAATCGGCCTGACGGGCTGGGGCGACCATCCGGATGTCTATGCACCGACCTCATCCGCCAAAGACAAACTGATCG comes from Sporosarcina trichiuri and encodes:
- the sufB gene encoding Fe-S cluster assembly protein SufB, producing the protein MAKQMPEIGDYKYGFHDKDVSVFRSERGLTKEIVEEISRMKEEPEWMLNYRLKSLELFYSKPMPQWGGDLNSLNFDEITYYVKPSEATERSWDEVPEEIKQTFDKLGIPEAEQKYLAGVSAQYESEVVYHNMKEELEDMGIVFKDTDSALRENEELFKQYWGTVIPNSDNKFAALNSAVWSGGSFIYVPPGVKVDTPLQAYFRINSENMGQFERTLIIVDEGASVHYVEGCTAPVYTTNSLHSAVVEIIIKKDAYCRYTTIQNWANNVYNLVTKRAVCEANATMEWIDGNIGSKLTMKYPAVLLKGEGARGMTLSIAIAGKGQHQDAGAKMMHLAPNTSSTIVSKSISQHGGKVSYRGIVHFGRKADGARSNIECDTLIMDDKSTSDTIPYNEILNDNISLEHEAKVSKVSEEQLFYLMSRGISEQEATEMIVMGFIEPFTKELPMEYAVEMNRLIKFEMEGSIG
- a CDS encoding N-acetylmuramoyl-L-alanine amidase family protein, with product MVRIVLDAGHGLGTPGKQSPAGEKEWLFNNRVLLAAQTALLQYENVEVVRVDDPSGMADIPLRQRTDRANAQQADLYISFHHNANTGSWGDWGGVETYTMDARNANPESVRLARLIQPEIVKAMGLRDRGVKKKNLHVLRETRMPAVLMEGGFMDSRTDIAALRNSQKLQAQGRAAASAIAAYFGLVLTPQNQKPLGSSAYRLVTGTFSSRDSAEKAAELIKAAHGWTVYVKEE
- the sufU gene encoding Fe-S cluster assembly sulfur transfer protein SufU yields the protein MKNEKLDQLYRSVIMDHYKTPRNKGVLDEGNVTIDMNNPTCGDVIHLTLQVEDDIVKDAKFEGEGCSISMASASMMTQLVKGKNTEDALHAAHAFSDMMLGKDVDDTVDFGDIEALTGVAKFPARIKCATLPWKAMEKGIAHDSE
- a CDS encoding cysteine desulfurase; translated protein: MLNPDIRNDFPILDQEVNGFPLVYLDSAATSQKPRQVIEVLEHYYNYDNANVHRGVHTLGNRATEDYEGARETVRKFLNASSDKEIIFTRGTTTALNLVADSYGRANISEGDEIIITYMEHHSNIIPWQQLAKATGAVLKYINLEEDGTVSLEKVSDAMTDRTKIVSIMYVSNVLGTVNPIKEITEIAHAHDAIMVVDAAQAAPHIALDVQDLDCDFLAFSGHKLCGPTGIGALYGKKALLEAMEPTEFGGEMIDFVGLYDSTWKELPWKFEGGTPIIAGAIGMAAAIDYIQAIGLDAIEQHEHELVAYAMEQMKSVEGLEIYGPRDAGKRAGIITFNLEGVHPHDLATVLDMNGIAVRAGHHCCQPLMKWLDVSATARASFYLYNTKEDADRLVEGLRMAKEYFQ